The Sulfurihydrogenibium sp. YO3AOP1 genome has a window encoding:
- the dapF gene encoding diaminopimelate epimerase: MEKNNFFVKSHGLGNDYIVLDSDKIDFKLTQGLIKKICDVHYGIGSDGILVKYDSDVADFKLRIFNPDGSEAEKSGNGLRIFCKFLYDYGYTDNEEFTVETKGGIVKAKIEEKNKFGKAKIITVDMGKAIFNAKQIPINTDKEEFISEKITVGDKEFEVNCVSVGNPHCVIIKENLDEEEIKKYGPMIENHPLFPNRINVQFVKPISRNEAQILIWERGAGFTYASGSSSCGVASVLVKKGLADREIKIKMIGGELKISIDEDWNIKMTGEVQEICSGYISREFLE; the protein is encoded by the coding sequence TTGGAGAAAAATAACTTTTTTGTCAAATCACATGGACTTGGTAATGATTACATCGTCTTGGACTCAGATAAAATAGATTTTAAGCTAACACAAGGTTTGATAAAAAAAATCTGCGATGTTCACTACGGGATAGGAAGCGATGGGATTTTAGTTAAATACGATTCAGATGTAGCGGATTTTAAGCTAAGGATTTTCAATCCGGATGGTAGCGAAGCAGAGAAAAGCGGAAACGGACTTAGAATTTTCTGTAAATTTCTTTATGATTATGGCTATACAGACAACGAAGAGTTTACAGTTGAAACAAAAGGTGGTATTGTAAAAGCAAAAATAGAAGAAAAAAATAAATTTGGCAAGGCAAAAATTATAACCGTTGATATGGGAAAGGCTATTTTTAACGCAAAACAAATTCCAATCAATACAGACAAAGAAGAGTTTATATCAGAAAAAATCACGGTTGGAGATAAAGAGTTTGAAGTTAACTGTGTATCTGTTGGAAATCCTCACTGTGTAATCATAAAAGAAAACCTTGATGAAGAAGAGATTAAAAAGTATGGACCAATGATAGAAAATCATCCACTTTTTCCAAACAGGATAAACGTTCAGTTTGTTAAGCCTATAAGTAGAAATGAAGCACAGATTTTAATATGGGAAAGGGGGGCGGGATTTACTTATGCCTCGGGAAGTTCTTCGTGCGGGGTTGCATCTGTGCTTGTTAAAAAAGGTCTTGCAGATAGAGAAATTAAGATTAAAATGATTGGTGGCGAGCTTAAAATTAGCATAGATGAAGATTGGAATATTAAAATGACCGGAGAAGTTCAAGAAATTTGCAGTGGCTACATCAGTAGAGAGTTTTTAGAATGA
- the thpR gene encoding RNA 2',3'-cyclic phosphodiesterase, which produces MKRIFIGSFIDSKGLKKHYTEIKKDFSGVLTGSWVKPENFHITYKFLGNVEDDKIEDIKNNLSECINKEIETQIVVKGLGVFPNLDQPKVLYFKVEENPVLTEINKYVENQMANLGFKREIKRFVPHVTIVRIKEVKQQSFLEKIKKYEDKVFFKQKIITVDIIESMLNPKGAVYKKVWKLI; this is translated from the coding sequence ATGAAAAGAATTTTTATAGGCAGTTTTATTGATAGCAAAGGATTAAAAAAGCATTATACAGAGATTAAAAAAGATTTTTCGGGTGTTTTGACAGGTAGTTGGGTTAAACCTGAAAACTTTCACATAACTTATAAATTCTTAGGAAATGTAGAAGACGATAAGATAGAAGATATAAAAAATAATTTGTCTGAATGTATCAATAAAGAGATAGAAACGCAGATAGTCGTTAAAGGGCTTGGAGTTTTTCCAAATTTAGACCAGCCAAAAGTTTTATACTTTAAAGTAGAAGAAAACCCAGTCCTTACAGAGATAAATAAGTATGTAGAAAATCAGATGGCAAATCTTGGATTTAAAAGAGAGATTAAAAGATTTGTACCTCACGTTACGATCGTAAGAATTAAAGAAGTGAAGCAACAATCATTTTTAGAAAAAATAAAAAAGTATGAAGACAAAGTCTTTTTTAAACAAAAAATAATAACAGTTGATATAATTGAAAGTATGCTAAATCCAAAAGGTGCAGTTTACAAAAAGGTATGGAAACTTATATAG
- the smc gene encoding chromosome segregation protein SMC: METYIDRINVYGFKSYGDRHLTIPLGPGFTAIVGPNGAGKSNIGDSIVFCLGIASARAMRALKLTDLIFSSNDKSAPYAEVEIVFKNLGAFPINSEEVRISRKVELSGKSTYKINGKTVKQQEVEDLLTQAGIPIQGYNIVTQGDIYKFVNMTPGERRELLSEIAGITIYEEKKQKALADLKEAQEKVDNVKAVLKEIEHTLKKLQQEKENAILAINIESQIKELENRLLGAKLYHLLSQKQQALEHLQDIEKDLQQFYKSKEENIEKQKQILNQIRDLENKLNEIQNSFLPIKEQEGSITASIRSLNEKKDTLEKEIQSIDSKIKQLIQEKELIVKDILKLEEEIKTLEKQLPDIEKELLEAEKELEEKNKKLKEYEIFDSSVKNDLGEIERQEKELLDKIKELEKQKVEYQLKYTTTVEKSENYKKEIENLKQEIENIEKTIENIKSNTKDSQKEVLNITSEINRLKIRKDVLEKRLKENREKLEKNFQELAKVLAQLSNIREDKTSLLFKNIEGVYGAVSEIISIKDPKVQTAIEVAGGGRLKNVVVENEDVAKKCLDILKQEKAGRVTFIPLNKIKVQDNPKLPLAKGVLGYAIDFVNYDKKVEKAIKYVFQDTIIIDTFDTAKVLGIGNYRMVTLDGEVFEKSGTITGGSEKQSITIGRSFLEEERKKLEEIDQKLKEEERAIENELKLINQKIAENEKNLVKLQTESQSVNSRIQELERELTNKNLRIGHIENEIFNLKKQSLELESKIEEINKSIQNLNLMLSQVKDKKEKMLSRMESMGLNKLRKEWEETTQKVYSLRDKKKELENQIEKLKSKVESHKIRVFQIESEKSALEKEFHDKKSEIENIKSEIDSLTKQLSELWKGLKGQEEEREKLINTISNLKDQLKNLRYEEDNINRQTTLLLQDKAKAEQKIADLEEEIILLKEEYSGEPIEEDVKEIEKKLKELQERRRNLGFVNEKAIEDYEEEEKRYNEIKEKLDTLINEKKAIEELIESLEEKKVKAFMEVFENINKNLAKNFKILSPSGKAYLELENEQNPLSGGVFLKARPRGKDVKRLEMMSGGEKTLTALSFLFAVQQYRPAPFYYFDEVDAALDDANARKVGQLMKELSKEEQFIVVTHRDAMASFADRIIGVSAKDGISNIYTLDINQIRGEQSQEVNEEVLT, from the coding sequence ATGGAAACTTATATAGATAGAATCAACGTTTATGGCTTTAAATCTTATGGAGATAGACATTTAACCATTCCACTTGGTCCGGGATTTACTGCGATAGTAGGTCCAAATGGAGCGGGAAAAAGCAACATAGGTGATAGTATAGTTTTTTGTCTTGGTATTGCGTCAGCCAGGGCAATGAGAGCTTTAAAGCTTACAGATTTGATATTTTCTTCAAATGATAAATCAGCACCTTATGCAGAAGTTGAGATAGTTTTTAAAAATCTTGGAGCATTTCCTATAAACTCAGAAGAAGTAAGAATATCAAGAAAAGTAGAGCTTAGCGGAAAATCTACATATAAAATAAATGGAAAAACAGTAAAACAGCAGGAAGTAGAAGACTTATTAACTCAGGCAGGAATACCCATCCAAGGCTATAACATCGTCACGCAAGGAGATATTTATAAATTTGTAAACATGACTCCCGGAGAGAGAAGAGAGCTTCTAAGCGAGATAGCAGGAATAACCATCTATGAAGAGAAAAAGCAAAAAGCATTGGCAGACTTAAAAGAAGCGCAAGAGAAGGTAGACAATGTAAAGGCAGTTTTAAAAGAGATAGAGCATACACTAAAAAAATTACAGCAAGAAAAAGAAAACGCAATTTTAGCAATAAACATAGAAAGCCAGATAAAAGAGCTTGAAAATAGACTGCTTGGGGCAAAACTTTATCATCTACTCAGTCAAAAACAACAAGCCTTAGAGCATCTTCAAGACATAGAAAAAGACCTGCAACAATTTTATAAATCAAAAGAAGAAAACATAGAAAAACAAAAACAGATACTAAATCAAATCAGAGATTTAGAAAATAAATTAAATGAAATTCAAAACTCATTTTTACCCATAAAAGAGCAGGAAGGTTCTATCACTGCAAGCATCAGAAGTTTAAACGAGAAAAAAGATACCCTTGAAAAAGAAATACAAAGCATAGACTCAAAAATCAAACAGCTAATACAAGAAAAAGAACTGATAGTCAAAGATATACTGAAGCTTGAAGAAGAGATAAAAACACTTGAAAAACAGCTACCGGATATAGAAAAAGAGCTTTTAGAAGCAGAAAAAGAGCTTGAAGAAAAAAATAAAAAGCTTAAAGAGTATGAAATATTTGACTCTTCTGTTAAAAATGACTTGGGAGAGATAGAAAGACAAGAAAAAGAGCTGCTTGACAAAATCAAAGAGTTAGAAAAGCAAAAAGTAGAATATCAACTAAAATACACAACCACAGTAGAAAAATCAGAAAACTACAAAAAAGAGATTGAAAACCTAAAACAAGAGATTGAAAACATAGAAAAAACCATAGAAAATATAAAATCAAACACAAAGGACAGTCAAAAAGAAGTTTTAAACATCACAAGTGAAATAAACAGACTAAAAATCAGAAAAGATGTTTTAGAGAAAAGATTAAAAGAAAACAGAGAAAAGCTTGAAAAAAACTTCCAAGAGCTTGCAAAAGTCCTTGCACAGCTAAGCAATATTAGAGAAGATAAAACATCTCTACTTTTTAAAAACATAGAAGGTGTTTATGGAGCTGTTTCAGAAATCATTTCAATAAAAGACCCAAAAGTCCAAACAGCCATTGAAGTAGCAGGTGGTGGAAGGCTTAAAAACGTTGTAGTTGAAAATGAAGATGTAGCAAAAAAATGTTTAGATATTCTAAAACAAGAGAAAGCAGGAAGAGTTACATTTATTCCTTTAAACAAAATAAAGGTTCAAGACAATCCAAAATTACCTTTGGCAAAAGGCGTTTTAGGTTATGCGATAGATTTTGTAAATTATGACAAAAAAGTTGAAAAAGCCATAAAGTATGTATTTCAGGATACTATTATCATAGATACATTTGACACGGCTAAGGTTCTTGGAATTGGAAATTATAGAATGGTTACACTTGATGGCGAAGTCTTTGAAAAATCAGGAACAATAACGGGTGGCTCAGAAAAGCAAAGCATCACAATCGGAAGGTCATTTTTAGAAGAAGAGAGGAAAAAACTTGAAGAGATAGACCAAAAATTAAAAGAAGAAGAAAGAGCAATAGAAAATGAACTAAAGCTAATAAATCAAAAAATCGCAGAGAATGAAAAAAATCTTGTAAAACTTCAAACAGAATCTCAAAGTGTAAACTCAAGAATACAAGAATTAGAAAGAGAGCTGACAAACAAAAATTTAAGAATTGGACATATAGAAAATGAGATTTTCAATCTAAAAAAACAAAGTTTAGAACTTGAAAGCAAGATTGAAGAGATAAACAAAAGCATACAAAACTTAAATCTTATGCTTTCGCAGGTAAAAGATAAAAAAGAAAAAATGCTAAGCCGTATGGAAAGCATGGGATTAAACAAACTAAGAAAAGAATGGGAGGAAACAACTCAAAAAGTTTACTCACTAAGAGACAAAAAGAAAGAGCTTGAGAACCAGATAGAAAAATTAAAATCCAAAGTAGAAAGCCATAAAATAAGAGTGTTCCAGATAGAAAGCGAAAAATCTGCTTTAGAAAAAGAGTTTCACGACAAAAAATCAGAGATAGAAAATATAAAATCGGAGATAGACAGCCTTACAAAGCAGTTGTCAGAACTTTGGAAAGGCTTAAAAGGACAGGAAGAAGAAAGAGAAAAGCTTATAAATACTATATCTAATCTAAAAGACCAGCTTAAAAACCTAAGATACGAAGAAGACAACATAAACAGACAGACAACTTTACTTTTACAAGACAAAGCAAAAGCAGAGCAAAAAATAGCAGATTTAGAAGAAGAGATAATACTTCTTAAAGAAGAATACAGCGGCGAGCCAATAGAAGAAGATGTTAAAGAGATTGAGAAAAAATTAAAAGAGCTTCAAGAAAGAAGAAGAAATCTTGGATTTGTAAATGAAAAAGCTATTGAGGATTATGAAGAAGAAGAAAAAAGATACAACGAAATAAAAGAAAAGTTAGACACACTAATAAATGAGAAAAAAGCAATAGAAGAGCTTATAGAAAGCTTAGAAGAAAAGAAAGTTAAGGCGTTTATGGAAGTGTTTGAAAACATAAACAAAAATTTAGCCAAGAACTTTAAGATCTTATCTCCATCAGGAAAAGCATACTTAGAGCTTGAAAACGAGCAAAATCCATTAAGCGGTGGTGTATTCTTAAAGGCAAGACCAAGGGGCAAAGATGTAAAAAGGCTTGAAATGATGTCCGGCGGTGAGAAAACATTAACAGCTTTGTCATTTTTATTTGCAGTCCAGCAGTACAGACCGGCACCATTTTACTATTTTGATGAAGTAGATGCAGCACTTGATGATGCAAACGCAAGAAAAGTAGGTCAGTTAATGAAAGAGTTATCAAAAGAAGAACAGTTTATAGTAGTTACCCATAGAGATGCAATGGCAAGCTTTGCAGACAGAATAATCGGCGTATCAGCAAAAGATGGCATATCTAACATTTATACATTGGATATAAATCAAATAAGGGGAGAACAGTCTCAAGAAGTAAATGAAGAAGTTTTAACTTAA
- a CDS encoding RluA family pseudouridine synthase, which produces MEEIISFKVEEEFSNKRLDQFLALVYPEYSRSFYQNLIENRFVLLDNNPVRKSSTKVKTGQEFTIIIPPPEPLEIEPENIPLEIYYEDEDLAVVYKPPGMVVHPSVGHTSGTLVNALLYHFKNVSQYQGKERAGIVHRLDKDTAGLLIVAKSEFAHKELQKMFQDREIDKKYKAIVSGIVKKDHGLIDLPIGRSIYNRQKMGTVATNPKDALTEYWVEKRFEKHNLTLVDIKLHTGRTHQIRVHFSAIGHPLFNDFVYGFKKSNLSSDLAKNLSDKLKYHALVAYKLTFRHPRTNQMLSIELKSLPKEIEEILQELSK; this is translated from the coding sequence ATGGAAGAAATCATCAGTTTTAAAGTAGAAGAAGAGTTTTCAAATAAGAGATTAGACCAATTTTTAGCCTTAGTTTATCCTGAGTATTCAAGGTCTTTTTATCAAAATCTTATAGAAAACAGATTTGTATTGTTAGATAACAATCCTGTTAGAAAATCATCAACAAAAGTAAAAACCGGGCAAGAGTTTACAATCATCATACCACCACCCGAGCCTTTAGAAATTGAGCCTGAAAATATTCCACTTGAAATCTACTACGAAGACGAAGATTTAGCAGTAGTCTATAAACCACCCGGAATGGTCGTTCATCCATCGGTTGGTCATACATCGGGAACGCTGGTAAATGCTTTACTTTATCATTTTAAAAATGTATCACAGTATCAAGGAAAAGAAAGGGCAGGGATTGTTCATAGGTTAGATAAAGATACCGCCGGACTTTTGATTGTAGCAAAATCAGAATTTGCACATAAAGAACTTCAAAAAATGTTTCAAGATAGAGAAATAGACAAAAAGTATAAAGCTATCGTTTCTGGAATAGTAAAAAAAGACCATGGCTTAATAGACTTACCTATTGGAAGGTCTATTTACAACAGGCAAAAAATGGGAACGGTAGCAACAAACCCTAAGGATGCACTAACAGAATACTGGGTAGAAAAACGCTTTGAAAAGCACAATCTAACACTTGTTGATATAAAACTTCACACAGGAAGAACACATCAAATAAGAGTTCATTTTTCAGCCATCGGACATCCGTTATTTAACGATTTTGTTTATGGATTTAAAAAATCGAACTTATCATCAGACCTTGCAAAAAATTTATCAGATAAACTTAAATATCATGCACTTGTAGCATATAAACTAACATTCAGACATCCAAGAACAAACCAAATGCTAAGCATAGAGCTTAAAAGCTTACCAAAAGAAATAGAAGAAATACTGCAGGAGTTAAGTAAGTGA
- a CDS encoding lytic transglycosylase domain-containing protein: protein MKKNSSLIKIMYLLMLFLFSNSYAQIDEVVKIYKSDFEQIDLDNSYDLIKKNQSFAISSYTALKIASFLSYQQDYKITFKFIQLVDVNAFLEEDKPFYLYVYGTILKNLQDSKYLDIFKQLVQNYCHSYYGYKTYLEIYPYLTEKEKYNALDTCLKNKHYEKVKNLLFTLKDENAVNYYLLSISQDKEFYFNQISKDSEFYLKALSKMSHLNPIYEQEYLSALLLKDDVKTFINFIKNKALKAFYKGDYNSFQKYYEMFYSFNDKEDSDLEWLKFLYYYKSKDLDLAKTKLLSYKKFSNDPYQIEYWSKLIENKNINEINIKDSYKVSEFTPYLSLIVYKTGKSITIKKENTCPNKYGEISEILNKLKSIDYKLAWIEGVYQVKKGKCEEVYSVLPEAGVKCFNQIHECSYVKPFGSVEPKEFENIIYAIMKQESFFNPYAISWSNAVGLTQFIPKTGYYAAKQIGLNDFDMVDLYKPDNALLFAKWYVQKLLNMFNGNLVYVFASYNSGETAVKRFIDKNNIKDEAEFIELYPYQETRDYVKKVLRNYVIYKYKE from the coding sequence GTGAAAAAGAATTCATCTCTAATCAAAATTATGTATCTTCTAATGCTCTTTCTTTTTTCCAATTCCTACGCACAAATAGATGAAGTAGTAAAGATTTATAAATCAGATTTTGAGCAGATAGATTTAGATAATTCTTATGATTTAATCAAGAAAAATCAAAGCTTTGCAATCTCAAGCTATACAGCTTTAAAAATAGCTTCTTTTTTATCCTATCAACAAGATTATAAAATAACCTTTAAATTCATTCAGCTTGTAGATGTAAACGCATTTTTAGAAGAAGATAAGCCTTTTTATCTTTATGTTTATGGAACTATTTTAAAAAACCTGCAAGATTCAAAATATTTAGACATATTTAAACAGCTTGTACAAAACTACTGCCACAGCTACTATGGTTATAAAACATACTTAGAAATCTACCCATATCTAACGGAGAAAGAAAAATACAACGCCTTAGACACATGCTTAAAAAATAAACATTATGAAAAAGTTAAAAATCTATTGTTTACTCTAAAAGATGAAAACGCAGTAAATTACTATCTTTTAAGTATTTCTCAAGACAAAGAGTTTTACTTTAATCAGATATCAAAAGATTCAGAATTTTATCTTAAAGCATTAAGTAAAATGAGCCATTTAAATCCTATATACGAACAAGAGTATTTAAGTGCTTTGCTTTTAAAAGATGATGTTAAAACATTTATAAACTTTATAAAAAATAAAGCTTTAAAAGCCTTTTATAAAGGAGATTATAACAGCTTTCAAAAATACTATGAAATGTTTTACAGCTTTAACGATAAAGAAGACAGTGATTTAGAATGGCTAAAATTTTTGTACTATTACAAGTCTAAAGATTTAGACCTTGCAAAAACTAAGCTTTTAAGCTATAAAAAATTCTCAAATGATCCGTATCAAATAGAATATTGGAGTAAGCTAATAGAAAACAAAAATATAAACGAGATAAATATTAAAGATAGCTATAAAGTCTCAGAATTTACGCCATATTTAAGTTTAATCGTGTACAAGACAGGTAAAAGCATAACCATAAAAAAAGAAAATACTTGTCCTAACAAATATGGAGAGATATCAGAGATTTTAAATAAGCTAAAAAGTATTGACTATAAATTAGCTTGGATAGAAGGGGTTTATCAAGTTAAAAAAGGAAAATGTGAGGAAGTTTATTCAGTATTGCCGGAAGCCGGGGTTAAATGCTTTAATCAAATTCATGAGTGTAGTTATGTAAAACCGTTTGGAAGTGTTGAGCCAAAGGAATTTGAGAATATCATTTATGCAATCATGAAGCAAGAAAGCTTTTTTAATCCTTATGCCATATCTTGGTCTAATGCTGTTGGTTTGACTCAGTTTATCCCAAAAACAGGTTATTATGCAGCAAAGCAGATAGGATTAAACGATTTTGACATGGTAGACTTATACAAGCCTGATAATGCTTTACTTTTTGCAAAATGGTATGTACAAAAACTTTTAAATATGTTTAACGGAAATTTAGTATACGTTTTTGCATCTTATAATTCTGGAGAGACAGCGGTTAAAAGATTTATAGATAAAAACAATATAAAAGATGAAGCTGAATTTATAGAGCTTTATCCATACCAAGAAACAAGAGACTATGTTAAAAAAGTGTTAAGGAATTATGTTATTTATAAATACAAGGAGTGA
- a CDS encoding riboflavin synthase, with product MFTGLIEEVGKISAINKKNDGLKIKVECNKILDDIKLGDSVAVNGVCLTVANIDKNSLDFEVSNETIKRSNFKFLKINEYVNLERAMTPSSRLGGHIVQGHVDTTGEITSITNLGKHTNIKIKFPSEYDYLVIEKGSIAIDGISLTINYVNDNVIDLNIIPHTWENTNLKYRKVGDIVNIEFDILGKYVAKMLNLGKQKEDKLKNLLENW from the coding sequence ATGTTTACAGGATTAATAGAAGAAGTAGGGAAAATATCAGCTATAAATAAAAAGAATGACGGATTAAAAATAAAAGTAGAGTGTAATAAAATTTTAGATGATATAAAGCTTGGTGATAGCGTGGCTGTTAATGGAGTCTGCTTGACAGTTGCAAACATTGATAAAAACTCCTTAGACTTTGAAGTATCTAATGAAACTATAAAAAGAAGTAATTTTAAGTTTTTGAAAATCAATGAATATGTTAATTTAGAAAGAGCCATGACGCCATCAAGCAGGCTTGGGGGGCATATAGTACAGGGGCATGTTGATACAACGGGAGAAATAACTTCCATAACAAACCTTGGAAAGCATACAAACATAAAAATCAAATTTCCTTCTGAGTATGATTATCTTGTGATAGAAAAAGGGTCTATTGCGATAGATGGGATAAGCTTAACCATTAATTATGTAAACGATAATGTCATTGATTTAAACATCATACCCCACACATGGGAAAATACAAACCTAAAATACAGAAAGGTTGGCGATATTGTAAACATTGAATTTGATATTCTCGGCAAATATGTAGCAAAAATGTTAAATTTAGGAAAACAAAAAGAGGATAAACTCAAAAATCTACTGGAAAACTGGTAA
- the lptB gene encoding LPS export ABC transporter ATP-binding protein: protein MEKSRLELKNIEKSFKNRTVVNGVSLYAEEGEIVGLLGPNGAGKTTTFKCLLGFLKPEKGSVLLNGEDITDLPVWERAKKGISFLPQESSIFRDLTVWDNLMMFLEFQNLTVSEMTSKAQELLKEFNIDHLKHQKASTLSGGERRRLEIARSLIINPSFLLLDEPFAGVDPVSVKDINQLILSLKSRNIGIIITDHNVRETLKITDRAYIIAHGRVIAEGTPQEIVENQEVKRVFLGEDFVLV, encoded by the coding sequence ATGGAAAAAAGCAGGCTTGAGCTAAAAAATATAGAAAAAAGCTTTAAAAATAGAACAGTAGTAAATGGTGTGTCTTTGTATGCAGAAGAAGGGGAAATAGTGGGACTACTTGGTCCAAACGGTGCCGGTAAGACAACTACTTTTAAGTGTTTACTTGGTTTTTTAAAGCCGGAAAAGGGAAGTGTTCTACTGAACGGTGAAGATATTACAGACCTTCCTGTTTGGGAAAGGGCAAAAAAAGGAATAAGCTTTCTACCACAAGAATCTTCAATATTTAGAGATTTGACCGTTTGGGACAATCTTATGATGTTTTTAGAGTTTCAAAATTTGACTGTTTCTGAGATGACATCAAAAGCGCAGGAGCTTTTAAAAGAGTTTAATATAGACCATCTTAAACATCAAAAAGCTTCGACCCTTTCAGGTGGTGAAAGGAGAAGGCTTGAGATAGCAAGAAGCTTGATAATAAATCCTTCTTTTTTACTCTTGGATGAGCCATTTGCAGGTGTAGACCCTGTTTCTGTAAAAGATATTAACCAGTTAATCCTATCTTTAAAATCAAGAAATATAGGAATAATCATCACTGACCATAATGTTAGAGAAACATTAAAGATAACAGACAGAGCCTACATAATTGCCCATGGGAGAGTAATAGCAGAAGGAACTCCTCAAGAAATCGTAGAAAATCAAGAAGTTAAAAGAGTTTTTCTTGGAGAGGATTTTGTTTTGGTCTAA
- the holA gene encoding DNA polymerase III subunit delta, with translation MSEIKASQLLKEFNLSQLKPVLIIYGDEYLTKALVVEKFKSVLPVKVYWGDELDYTSFRNHLFSKDLFSSSKAIVVRDFEAFTDKLKKDELKQIIEDIKNIKLPDRLVLIVNLEKLDKEPYKSLLKLGNVDVVISKKLTFQGFLTSLKNKLAKEGKTVSDENLKYLASLLNNDLTIAKNEVEKLLLYVGDKKEITKEDIDAVVTPVFEENVFNFLDKFFKKDISALKIFINLLNNGVHPFEIQSLILSQLEKALQTKILIEAGNSLEEALNKAGINHPLQKVNISNILKNLSKEEMVKLLDNLYNLEVAQKIYYQDINETSKEFILNFVRS, from the coding sequence ATGAGTGAGATAAAAGCAAGCCAGCTTTTAAAAGAATTTAATTTAAGTCAGTTAAAGCCGGTTTTAATTATCTACGGAGATGAGTATCTAACAAAGGCTCTTGTCGTTGAGAAGTTTAAATCGGTTTTGCCTGTAAAAGTTTACTGGGGAGATGAGTTAGATTATACATCTTTTAGAAATCATCTTTTTTCAAAAGATTTATTCTCATCTTCAAAGGCAATAGTTGTTAGAGATTTTGAAGCCTTTACAGATAAGCTTAAAAAGGACGAGTTAAAACAAATCATAGAAGATATTAAAAATATAAAACTACCAGATAGATTGGTTTTAATTGTAAATTTAGAAAAGTTGGATAAAGAGCCTTATAAATCTTTGTTAAAACTTGGTAATGTTGATGTTGTAATTTCTAAAAAATTAACTTTTCAGGGATTTTTGACTTCTTTAAAAAACAAATTGGCAAAGGAAGGAAAAACCGTTTCAGATGAAAATTTAAAATACCTTGCAAGCCTTTTAAACAACGATTTGACAATAGCAAAAAATGAAGTGGAAAAACTTTTATTGTACGTTGGAGATAAGAAAGAAATAACAAAAGAAGATATAGATGCTGTAGTTACTCCTGTTTTTGAAGAGAATGTATTTAATTTTTTAGACAAATTTTTTAAAAAAGATATTTCTGCTTTAAAGATTTTTATCAATCTGCTTAATAACGGCGTTCATCCCTTTGAAATTCAAAGCTTAATCTTATCTCAGTTAGAAAAAGCTTTACAAACAAAGATTTTAATAGAAGCCGGCAACAGTTTAGAAGAAGCTTTAAATAAAGCAGGAATAAACCATCCATTACAAAAGGTAAACATTTCAAATATTTTAAAAAATCTATCTAAGGAAGAGATGGTTAAGCTTTTAGATAATCTTTACAACTTGGAAGTGGCACAAAAAATATACTATCAAGATATAAACGAGACTTCAAAAGAGTTTATTCTTAACTTTGTAAGGAGCTAA
- the coaD gene encoding pantetheine-phosphate adenylyltransferase — protein MTAKICVYPGTFDPVHFGHLDIVDRALNIFDTVVVALAENPKKKPLFTLKERIEMFEDAVSKYKGRVIVEGFSGLLVDFMKKYNTKIIVRGVRLFTDFEYELQIAMTNYKLDKVETFFMMPSQELIHISSTIVKDVAFHDGDVSSMVTPFVKSKLEEKVRQLREARE, from the coding sequence ATGACAGCCAAAATATGCGTTTACCCTGGAACGTTCGACCCTGTTCATTTTGGACATTTAGATATAGTAGATAGAGCATTAAATATTTTTGATACTGTTGTAGTTGCTTTAGCTGAAAATCCAAAGAAAAAACCACTTTTTACTTTGAAAGAAAGAATAGAAATGTTTGAAGATGCTGTCTCAAAGTATAAAGGCAGGGTGATTGTAGAAGGATTTTCCGGGCTTTTGGTAGATTTTATGAAAAAGTATAACACTAAAATCATTGTACGAGGAGTAAGACTTTTTACAGATTTTGAGTATGAGCTTCAAATAGCAATGACAAACTACAAACTTGACAAAGTAGAAACATTTTTCATGATGCCATCTCAAGAACTTATTCATATAAGTTCAACCATCGTAAAGGATGTTGCATTTCATGATGGAGATGTTAGCTCAATGGTTACACCATTTGTAAAGTCAAAATTAGAAGAAAAAGTTAGACAGTTAAGAGAGGCAAGAGAGTGA